The following proteins come from a genomic window of Triticum aestivum cultivar Chinese Spring chromosome 6A, IWGSC CS RefSeq v2.1, whole genome shotgun sequence:
- the LOC123128145 gene encoding protein KINESIN LIGHT CHAIN-RELATED 2 — translation MPGIIVDGVVTEEIQHEVGSSQNKENLTAPTMAPSMQSEALEMHVENSGAGEPSIEQLYNNVCEMESSSEGGGSPSRESFGSDGEESRIDSELRHLVAGEMEAMKVIEEEEEKEKKGSGSVTNVVPTAGNGTPVRPQSSNSSKKKATKSQLESDASIGPNGKASPEEGESEVSKPGSRVGRRRKASAKSQNGTEDAGLDNPDLGPFLLKHARDLIASDNPRRALKYALRATKSFEKCAGGKPSLNLVMSLHVVAAIHCNMGKYEEAVPVLQRSLEIPVTEEGQEHALAKFSGCMQLGDTYGMLGQIALSLQWYAKGLEIQKQTLGEQDPRVGETCRYLAEAHVQALQLDEAQKLCQMALDIHRDNGQPASLEETADRRLMGLICDTKGDHEAALEHLVMASMAMVANGQETEVASVDCSIGDIYLSLGRYDEAVCAYQKALTVFKTSKGENHATVASVFLRLADLYNKTGKLRESKSYCENALKIYQKPIPGTSLEEIATGLTDVSAIYETMNEHDQALKLLQKALKMYNNSAGQQSTIAGIEAQIGVLHYISGNYGDAYDSFKSAITKLRTCGEKKSAFFGIALNQMGLACVQRYSINEAAELFEEARTVLEQEYGPYHADTLGVYSNLAGTYDAMGRLDEAIEILEYVVEMREEKLGTANPDVDDEKRRLAELLKEAGRGRSRKAKSLENLLETNPYTIGKRTTVAA, via the exons ATGCCAGGAATCATAGTGGATGGAGTTGTCACAGAGGAGATTCAGCATGAGGTGGGTTCCTCTCAAAACAAGGAGAATTTGACGGCCCCAACCATGGCGCCAAGCATGCAGAGTGAGGCACTTGAGATGCACGTTGAGAATTCTGGTGCCGGGGAGCCCTCGATTGAGCAGCTCTACAACAACGTGTGTGAGATGGAGAGCTCAAGTGAGGGCGGCGGATCCCCATCACGCGAGAGCTTCGGGTCGGATGGGGAGGAATCAAGGATTGACTCTGAGCTTCGCCACCTTGTTGCTGGGGAGATGGAGGCCATGAAGGtcattgaggaggaggaggagaaggagaagaaggggagTGGAAGTGTTACCAATGTGGTACCTACTGCTGGGAATGGGACCCCTGTCAGGCCTCAGTCTTCTAATTCATCCAAAAAGAAGGCTACAAAATCACAGCTTGAATCTGATGCTTCTATTGGCCCCAATGGCAAGGCATCCCCCGAGGAAGGCGAGAGTGAGGTCAGCAAGCCCGGAAGCCGTGTTGGCCGTCGCCGGAAAGCTAGTGCTAAATCACAGAATGGAACAGAAGATGCTGGGCTCGATAACCCAGACCTTGGTCCATTTCTTCTTAAGCATGCAAGAGACTTGATTGCCTCTGATAATCCGCGGCGAGCGCTGAAATATGCTCTCCGTGCCACCAAATCATTTGAGAAATGTGCAGGTGGAAAGCCAAGCTTGAACTTGGTCATGAGTTTGCATGTTGTGGCTGCAATTCACTGCAACATGGGAAAGTATGAAGAAGCTGTACCTGTCCTACAACGATCCCTCGAGATTCCTGTGACCGAGGAAGGTCAGGAGCACGCTCTTGCCAAGTTTTCTGGCTGCATGCAATTGGGGGACACCTATGGGATGCTAGGTCAGATTGCCCTCTCACTGCAATGGTATGCCAAAGGGCTTGAAATCCAGAAGCAGACATTGGGGGAGCAGGATCCAAGGGTTGGAGAGACTTGCCGGTACTTGGCTGAGGCTCATGTGCAGGCACTACAATTAGATGAAGCACAAAAATTGTGCCAGATGGCTCTTGACATTCACAGGGATAATGGCCAGCCAGCATCACTTGAAGAAACGGCTGATAGGAGGCTAATGGGTCTTATTTGTGACACAAAGGGTGACCATGAAGCTGCGTTAGAACATCTAGTGATGGCGAGCATGGCCATGGTCGCCAATGGCCAGGAGACTGAGGTGGCCTCAGTGGATTGCAGTATTGGTGACATTTATCTCTCATTGGGTCGATATGATGAGGCTGTATGTGCTTACCAGAAAGCTCTTACAGTATTCAAGACTAGCAAAGGGGAGAATCATGCCACCGTGGCTTCTGTTTTTCTGCGGCTTGCTGATCTATACAACAAAACAGGGAAGCTGAGGGAATCAAAATCATACTGTGAGAATGCTCTCAAAATTTATCAGAAACCTATTCCAGGCACGTCTCTTGAAGAAATTGCCACTGGTTTGACTGATGTTTCAGCCATATATGAGACCATGAATGAGCATGACCAAGCACTGAAGTTACTCCAGAAGGCCTTGAAGATGTACAATAATTCTGCTGGCCAACAGAGCACGATTGCTGGAATTGAAGCTCAGATTGGTGTCTTGCACTACATCTCTGGGAATTATGGCGATGCATATGACTCCTTCAAGAGTGCGATTACAAAGCTCCGCACATGTGGTGAGAAAAAGTCCGCCTTCTTCGGTATTGCCCTGAACCAGATGGGGCTGGCGTGTGTTCAAAGATACTCCATAAATGAAGCTGCAGAACTCTTCGAGGAAGCTAGAACCGTTCTGGAGCAAGAATACGGGCCATATCATGCAGATACTCTAGGAGTATACAGCAATCTTGCTGGAACTTATGATGCAATGGGAAG ACTGGATGAGGCCATTGAGATCTTGGAATACGTTGTTGAAATGCGCGAAGAGAAGCTAGGTACGGCGAACCCAGACGTCGACGACGAGAAGCGGAGGCTTGCCGAGTTGCTGAAGGAGGCTGGCCGGGGGAGAAGCAGGAAGGCAAAATCCCTGGAAAATCTTCTAGAGACCAACCCATACACCATCGGGAAGAGGACTACAGTTGCAGCGTGA